The bacterium genome includes a window with the following:
- the rpsM gene encoding 30S ribosomal protein S13 has translation MLRIAGITIPEKKRLDIGLTAIYGVGRPRAKATLEALGIDPGMKPDALSAKDEAALREAIEKFTVEGELRRSISANIRRLKDIKSHRGVRHMKKLPVRGQTSKTNSRTVRGNVRKTMTSGRRKLEKT, from the coding sequence ATGTTACGTATCGCAGGAATCACCATCCCGGAAAAGAAGCGCCTCGACATCGGCCTTACCGCCATTTACGGCGTCGGTCGTCCGCGCGCAAAGGCTACGCTTGAAGCGCTCGGCATCGATCCGGGAATGAAGCCTGATGCACTTTCTGCAAAGGACGAGGCTGCGCTCCGTGAAGCCATCGAGAAGTTCACCGTCGAAGGAGAGCTCCGCCGCAGCATTTCCGCGAACATCCGTCGCCTCAAGGACATCAAGTCGCACCGCGGCGTCCGTCACATGAAGAAGCTTCCGGTCCGTGGCCAGACTTCGAAGACCAACTCCCGTACCGTCCGCGGTAACGTCCGCA
- the rpmJ gene encoding 50S ribosomal protein L36 has protein sequence MRVKASVKKICLKCRHVRRRGALWVICENPRHKQRQG, from the coding sequence ATGCGCGTTAAAGCTTCCGTAAAGAAGATCTGTCTCAAGTGCCGCCACGTCCGTCGTCGCGGGGCTTTGTGGGTCATCTGCGAGAATCCTCGCCACAAGCAGCGCCAGGGCTAA